A genomic window from Betta splendens chromosome 17, fBetSpl5.4, whole genome shotgun sequence includes:
- the dhrs1 gene encoding dehydrogenase/reductase SDR family member 1, which translates to MSLSGWVCVVTGASRGIGRGIALQLSEAGATVYLTGRQERTLEHTAAEVKERGGVCVPVVCDSTKDEDIEKLFKQIKREQNGRLDILVNNAYAGVQDIFDNMGKKFWETDPSIWDSINNTGLRGHYFFSVHASRMMVAQGRGLIVTVSSLGGLRYLFNVSYGVGKAACDRLAADMAVELKPRGVASVSLWPGAVQTELVSQFLLEKDSAHSNVKHIFANGESTELSGKCIVSLAKDKNLMSLTGKVLMTCDLSRRYGIQDIDGRSVTDYTSLKFLVAQVPYLSWLSFVVPSFLRLPRFMLTLANSRF; encoded by the exons ATGTCACTGTCTGGCTGGGTATGTGTGGTAACAGGTGCCTCCAGAGGCATTGGCAGGGGTATAGCCCTCCAGCTGTCTGAGGCAGGAGCGACTGTGTACCTCACAGGGCGCCAAGAGAGGACTCTGGAACACACTGCTGCAGAG gtgaaggagagaggtggggtcTGTGTGCCAGTTGTTTGTGACTCTACAAAAGATGAAGACATCGAAAAATTGTTTAAACAAATCAAGCGTGAACAGAATGGCAGGCTGGATATCCTGGTTAATAATGCCTATGCTGGAGTACAG GATATCTTTGACAATATGGGGAAAAAGTTCTGGGAAACTGATCCATCCATTTGGGATTCCATCAACAACACGGgcctcag ggGGCACTATTTTTTCTCCGTCCATGCGTCCAGGATGATGGTGGCACAAGGTCGAGGTCTGATAGTCACAGTCTCATCTTTGGGAGGCCTGCGGTACCTCTTCAATGTGTCATATGGTGTTGGCAAAGCCGCA tgcgACAGGCTGGCGGCAGACATGGCTGTGGAGCTGAAACCCAGAGGGGTGGCTTCTGTGAGCTTGTGGCCAGGAGCAGTACAGACAGAACTGGTGTCTCAGTTCTTATTGGAGAAGGACTCTGCACATTCCAAT GTCAAACATATATTCGCCAACGGAGAAAGCACAGAATTAAGTGGGAAGTGCATTGTCAGCCTGGCAAAAG ACAAAAATTTGATGTCACTGACTGGAAAAGTCCTAATGACATGTGACCTATCAAGGCGCTATGGGATCCAGGATATTGATG GCCGGAGTGTGACTGATTACACCTCACTAAAGTTCCTCGTGGCCCAGGTCCCGTATCTGTCCTGGCTCTCCTTTGTTGTGCCCTCGTTCCTACGTCTTCCGCGCTTCATGCTCACTCTGGCAAACAGCCGCTTCTGA
- the si:ch211-14a17.10 gene encoding interaptin, whose protein sequence is MAGGSHIIWVPLLLLCLFQASDNQHVISSKGDLDVPDVILSKLKTLLPDGFDHINATTFVWKTCTGVQDQLTLMNKQLNDAKTQNRQLDQEVSGLRKNVRLCELQLAGCSSTFTVVSGCNSEQQNKLKQLLNTYDTDTFLILKYLQLNSEVSTLQNKIKLATVNSTETSAAIKSLQKEVQEKLKELNAKRQLIEGRNTNSALIFEIILLQNQIWDLGEKESRTGESSESTEETIKVLQQQLNKKIRDLQSQGDATSDTLELISVHSKLEVTNRLINAYIQRSRTNVADYQKQLKKLGELLRQKILQLTKNENDQQLTQEIQEIQIKMEALTRSIAITKATTESQLKELRGIWESEKKKQELLLKKNEESDYAQAQTIFKIIVLMKELRDALIDETPTSNQETLQILVQKYATAQAEIKKLQEDLKSKNEEFSVLQKEYTEVKTELDLKITELNRSGDSKTALILTVINLQIEISALRDLIATEDSGKTSELQKQLEEKQEQLRLKTTEIERLIANPRIILSITELQNEIHDVQRFPANETTINHLKGLQTRMNGLISEIEDGKTQLLFRILTLQSQVRYLQIRLSDLDKLRISEVNQLRNDLKTKTKELKKYTDELKETNQTRANLILKITDLQNQLIVLKEKIRNDNTAHSSTVRQLQEELNTRRLEHARDQNEISKLKTELQIQSEKCSGLMETYTETKTKLEKMTEELKRRGESKASLILNMFNLQGELITLKDLIATTKQKNPDSISGDSLTKLQKQLEEKQDELNSKTEELQRMVTNPKIFFEIIQLQNVIWDLQKKDTDGSSQKRVEDLQNKIDDLISEIESKDDEYLKLVLQIISLKSQAKQLQGLLFHNKALTNAEITELMNDLITTKKLLQKYTNELNKSNQTNAILVLRITDLTTHLRNLDVEGQERGNTTSAIINDLKEQLRMKEREHFQNLATIKALYDKLNQTDSQCNSLEQQLQTLQAELDNKVTKLLSQSNSVTSLAVQISTLNMQLEEAKRQLENTELQSKIKELQKIIDEKTKEIAEKTKELKERSPQAQRFLQIFTIQNVIEKYINVAGNETTYEKIKSLEDQVNHLIEGIQDENNEHTKLIFKFLSQQDEITRLKKLEEAQTKAYDKLIESLQNELKDIRNEISEKSDLLKKGDHRISELSDQIMELHKKIKPLEDEIADLKKTNAESLKDLQERLNLREKQLQDSELQLSDTNAKNYEYIKEIGDLRVQLRKAQKSKDKVKALDETVETQQKQITKLENANRDLKREINDLTISCQVDCEEVKSQLQQTLNEVTSLRQQLQSKNRELNQLQEKLGDATRLSKALQEENNNLEEQFQQSQALNDHLQKQLSDKDTVINKQQQELDERTTEYYKLQDENNNLQAENNRLEKTVEELQNNLSDKEDKTIYPRKMTFDPSTAHPRIILSGGNTKMSTAEELQNVPDNPGRFDKDLAALGSTGYSRGRQYWEVSVDGKICYHIGMASKSAQRKGNVNHNPTNGYWTIVLNKQGQLKALDRRHVVIPVQTQPLILGILLDYKNGQISFYDAGTRSHVYSFAGQTFTDEIFPFVNFCVEEAGNQTPIVLLTPGSVDWIK, encoded by the exons ATGGCTGGAGGTTCTCACATCATCTGGGTTccactgctgcttttgtgtctCTTTCAGGCTTCGGACAATCAACATG TGATAAGCAGTAAAGGAGATTTAGATGTGCCCGATGTGATCCTTTCAAAGCTCAAA ACTCTGTTACCTGACGGTTTCGACCACATAAATGCTACG actTTTGTTTGGAAAACTTGCACAG GCGTTCAGGATCAGTTGACACTGATGAATAAGCAGCTTAACGACGCAAAAACCCAGAATCGACAACTAG ATCAAGAGGTTTCCGGGTTGAGGAAAAATGTTAGACTTTGCGAACTGCAGCTTGCTGGATGCAGTTCGACATTCACAGTTGTTAGTGGCT GTAACTCTGAGCAGCAAAATAAGTTGAAACAGCTACTGAACACATACGACACTGATACATTTCTGA TTCTGAAATATCTACAACTTAACAGTGAAGTGAGCACATTGCAGAATAAGATTAAACTTGCCACAGTTAATTCTACTGAAACCTCGGCTGCAATCAAAT CGCTACAGAAAGAGGTACAAGAGAAGCTGAAGGAACTGAACGCTAAAAGGCAGCTCATTGAGGGAAGAAACACTAATTCAGCACTGA TTTTTGAAATCATCTTACTGCAAAATCAGATCTGGGATTTAGGAGAGAAAGAGTCAAGAACAGGGGAAAGTAGTGAAAGTACAGAGGAGACAATTAAAG TgctacaacaacaactgaataaGAAGATCAGGGATCTGCAAAGTCAAGGCGATGCGACCTCAGACA CATTGGAGCTGATTTCTGTGCACAGTAAGCTTGAAGTGACAAATAGGCTCATCAATGCTTACATTCAGAGATCCAGAACTAATGTTGCTG ATTATCAGAAGCAGTTGAAAAAACTGGGTGAGCTCCTTAGACAGAAGATTTTACAGCTGACAAAAAATGAGAACGATCAACAACTTA CCCAAGAAATCCAGGAGATTCAGATAAAGATGGAAGCTTTGACGCGGTCAATAGCAATTACCAAAGCGACTACAGAATCACAGCTTAAAG AGCTTAGAGGTATTTGGGAatctgagaaaaaaaagcaggagctCCTATTGAAAAAAAACGAAGAATCAGACTATGCCCAGGCCCAAACCA TTTTTAAAATTATTGTCTTGATGAAAGAGTTGAGAGATGCACTGATTGATGAGACGCCAACATCTAATCAAGAAA CTTTGCAGATTCTGGTTCAAAAGTACGCCACCGCTCAGGCTGAAATAAAGA AACTACAGGAGGATCTGAAATCAAAGAATGAAGAATTCTCAGTACTTCAGAAAGAATATacag AAGTAAAGACTGAATTAGATCTGAAGATTACAGAACTGAACAGAAGTGGGGACTCCAAAACAGCTCTCA TTCTGACTGTAATCAACCTGCAAATTGAGATTAGCGCTCTGAGGGATCTGATTGCAACAGAGGATTCTGGAAAGACCTCAG agctgcagaagcagctggaggagaaacaagAACAACTGAGGCTCAAAACTACAGAAATTGAGAGGCTGATTGCAAACCCCAGAATAA TTTTGTCaatcactgagctgcagaatgaAATACATGATGTTCAAAGGTTCCCTGCCAATGAGACCACGATTAACCATCTAAAGG GGTTGCAAACAAGAATGAATGGTCTTATCAGCGAGATAGAAGATGGAAAAACCCAACTGC ttttcagaATCCTGACCCTACAGAGTCAGGTGAGGTATTTGCAAATCCGGCTGTCAGACCTTGACAAGTTACGCATCAGTGAGGTTAATC AGCTCAGAAATGATCTCAAAACAAAGACCAAAGAACTAAAGAAATATACGGATGAGCTCAAAGAGACAAACCAGACACGTGCCAACCTGA TTTTGAAAATCACTGATCTGCAAAATCAGCTTATTGTCCTAAAAGAAAAAATACGCAATGATAACACAGCACACTCATCAACAGTCCGTC agctgcaggaagagctAAACACACGAAGACTGGAACACGCACGTGACCAGAATGAGATCAGTA AACTAAAGACAGAACTGCAAATACAGTCTGAGAAATGCTCTGGACTTATGGAAACATACACAG AGACAAAGACTAAACTGGAAAAGATGACCGAAGAACTGAAAAGAAGAGGAGAATCTAAAGCATCACTCA TTCTGAACATGTTTAACCTGCAAGGGGAACTTATAACTCTGAAAGATCTGATtgccacaacaaaacaaaaaaacccagacAGCATTTCTG GCGATTCTCTCACAAAactgcagaagcagctggaggaaaagcAAGATGAACTGAACTCCAAGACTGAAGAACTTCAGAGAATGGTTACCAACCCCAAAATAT tttttGAAATCATTCAACTGCAGAATGTGATATGGGACCTGCAAAAAAAGGACACTGATGGCTCCTCACAAAAAAGAGTGGAAG ATTTGCAAAATAAAATAGATGACCTCATCAGTGAAATAGAGAGCAAAGATGACGAGTACCTAAAACTGG TGCTGCAAATCATTTCCCTGAAGAGCCAAGCGAAGCAGCTGCAGGGACTGTTGTTCCACAACAAGGCATTAACAAATGCTGAGATCACTG AGCTCATGAATGACCTCATAACCACAAAGAAACTGCTTCAAAAATATACCAATGAGCTGAATAAGAGCAATCAAACAAATGCCATCTTAG TTCTGAGAATCACTGATCTGACCACCCATCTCAGAAACCTGGATGTAGAAGGCCAGGAGAGGGGCAACACGACATCTGCTATAATTAATG ATCTCAAGGAGCAACTGAGGATGAAAGAGCGAGAGCACTTTCAAAATCTTGCTACAATCAAAG CTCTGTACGATAAACTGAACCAGACAGACTCACAGTGTAACAGCCTGGAGCAGCAACTTCAAA CGCTGCAGGCAGAACTGGATAACAAAGTCACTAAGCTGTTGTCTCAATCTAATAGTGTTACTTCACTGG CTGTGCAGATTTCTACGTTAAACATGCAACTAGAGGAAGCAAAGAGACAACTAGAAAACACCGAATTGCAAAGCAAGATAAAAG aGCTTCAAAAAATCATAGATGAAAAAACTAAGGAGATTGCTGAAAAAACAAAGGAGCTAAAAGAAAGAAGCCCTCAAGCACAAAGGT TTCTGCAGATTTTTACAATCCAAAATGTGATCgagaaatatataaatgtggCAGGAAATGAGACGACTTACGAGAAGATAAAAT CCTTGGAAGACCAAGTGAATCATCTAATTGAGGGCATTCAGGACGAAAACAATGAACATACCAAACTTA TATTTAAATTCCTGTCTCAGCAAGATGAAATAACTAGGCTGAAGAAGCTGGAAGAAGCTCAGACAAAAGCCTATGATAAACTCATTGAAA GTCTgcaaaatgaactgaaagacaTCAGAAACGAGATCAGTGAAAAGTCAGATTTGCTTAAGAAAGGCGACCACAGGATCTCAGAGCTGT CCGATCAAATTATGGAACTTCACAAAAAAATCAAACCACTTGAGGATGAAATTGCAGACctcaaaaaaacaaatgctgaaTCCCTTAAAG ACCTTCAGGAGAGACTAAATttgagagagaagcagctgcaaGACAGTGAACTTCAGCTCAGTGACACTAATGCCAAGAATTATGAATACA TAAAGGAAATTGGTGATCTGAGGGTACAACTGAGAAAGGCTCAAAAGTCCAAAGATAAGGTCAAAG CTCTAGACGAAACTgttgaaacacaacaaaagcagattACAAAACTTGAAAACGCAAATAGAG ACCTTAAGAGAGAAATCAATGACCTGACTATTTCCTGCCAGGTTGATTGTGAAG AAGTAAAATCACAGCTGCAACAAACCCTCAACGAGGTAACAAGCCTGCGACAGCAGCTGCAAAGTAAGAATCGGGAGCTCaaccagctgcaggagaagttGGGAGATGCCACCAGGTTGTCCAAGGCACTGCAAGAGGAAAACAACA acttAGAGGAGCAGTTTCAGCAGAGTCAAGCACTTAATGACCACTTACAGAAGCAGCTGTCTGATAAGGATACTGTgatcaacaagcagcagcaggagttaGATGAAAGGACCACAGAATATTACAAACTGCAAGACGAAAACAACA ACCTGCAAGCTGAGAACAACAGACTTGAGAAAACAGTAGAAG AGCTTCAGAACAATCTATCTGATAAGGAGGATAAAACTATCTATCCCA GAAAGATGACTTTTGATCCAAGCACAGCCCATCCAAGAATCATTCTATCTGGGGGCAACACTAAGATGTCCACTGCTGAGGAATTGCAGAATGTCCCAGACAACCCAGGTCGCTTTGACAAGGATCTCGCTGCCCTAGGATCAACTGGATATTCAAGAGGCAGACAGTACTGGGAGGTGTCTGTAGATGGGAAGATTTGCTATCATATTGGGATGGCCAGTAAATCCGCTCAAAGAAAGGGAAACGTCAACCACAATCCGACAAATGGTTACTGGACTATAGTCTTGAACAAACAAGGCCAACTAAAAGCTTTGGATAGGAGACATGTTGTAATCCCTGTTCAGACACAACCACTTATACTTGGCATTCTGCTGGACTACAAAAACGGGCAAATATCGTTTTATGACGCTGGTACCAGATCTCATGTGTACTCATTTGCAGGTCAGACGTTTACAGACGAAATCTTCCCATTTGTTAATTTTTGTGTTGAGGAAGCTGGAAATCAGACACCAATAGTTTTACTTACTCCTGGATCTGTTGACTGGATAAAATAG
- the c17h14orf119 gene encoding uncharacterized protein C14orf119 homolog has translation MTTQHRTYDRHGGCTPNPEDFPSAPQEVVSPPSLENLSCASPNLGQIKEPEPISYATVQEQRCVLSWFQGWSTTQRERFLQNLLEKAVPGKVCTLLDSLRTLQVKDHLPNIFECQLRLWNQWFQSWGEEERNSFLNMLEERDPELVAHFYRSVANTAGRD, from the exons ATGACAACCCAACACCGGACCTACGATAGGCATGGCGGCTGTACTCCCAACCCGGAGGACTTTCCATCAGCTCCACAGGAGGTGGTCAGTCCTCCCAGCCTCGAGAATTTGTCCTGCGCTTCTCCGAACCTGGGACAAATCAAAGAGCCAGAGCCCATCTCTTATGCCACCGTCCAGGAACAGCGGTGCGTCCTGAGCTGGTTTCAGGGCTGGTCGACCACCCAAAGGGAGCGATTCTTGCAGAACCTGCTGGAGAAGGCTGTGCCAGGGAAAGTGTGCACCCTACTAGATTCACTCCGCACTCTACAG GTTAAAGATCATCTGCCAAATATCTTCGAATGCCAGCTGCGCCTGTGGAACCAATGGTTTCAGTCTtggggagaagaggagaggaataGTTTCCTGAACATGCTGGAGGAACGGGATCCGGAGCTTGTCGCCCATTTTTACCGCAGCGTAGCCAACACTGCAGGAAGAGACTGA